CTACATCACCAGCACTCCGACCGGAAACATTCGTGAGGGGCTACGCGAGGTCAGCAAACAAAACAGCTCGAGCGGCCACGTTCAAGGGCTTGAAGTAGCCGGACGTTTCCAGCTTTCCCCGGACTGGACACTCTGGGGGAATTTCACTTGGCTCGAAGGAGAGCTGGATGCCTATCAGGCAAACGGCCAGTCACTCACCGAACCTCTGAGCAGGGTGATGCCGATGACCCTGAATGCCGGCGTGCGCTGGGATCACCCGAACCGCAAGCTATGGGCGGAGATCTCCTGCACCATCGCCGATGACGCCGACCGCCTCAGCTCTGCGGATCAGCAGGACACCGAACGCATTCCTCCAGGTGGGACTCCGGGCTATCAGCTGGTTCATTTACGGGGAGGGTATCGCTTCAATGAATCATTCGAAATGACAGCAGGGCTGGAAAACATCTTCGATGAAGCCTACCGGGTGCATGGTTCCGGCAGTAATGAACCTGGTTTTGGCCTCACCCTCGCGCTTAAAGCCCAATTCTAACACAGCTCAACCTCACTGTTGGTCGACCACCCACCTGAAGAACTGCGCACTTGTTTCATCGTCATGGCTGGATTGCCAGATCAGAGTTGCGGATCCGTCACCATGAAACACGTGACTTTTCAGCGCCACGGCGCCTTCATCCCCTAGCCAAGTCTTCAAATCCTGCGACCAAAAGACCCCAGCTTGAACATCATCCGCCCCCACTTGATAGGTGAGGTGAAATTCAGGGTAGCGCAAGCCATCGGCAGCGGAAGTTTCGAACTCGACACGATATTGGCCACGCCCCTCACCCGGGTCCAGATCCGAACTTCCCAAGAAGTGCTCCACCAAAGCGCTCAAGCCATCACCATCATGGTCAGCATGCGGATCTCCTACAAATGCAGCACGGGCGTCCTCTGCTCCGGGTTCCCCGTCGTGAACCCGGCTGCATCGCCAGTTTTTTGCCAAGCTGTGATCGGGTTCCCGGTCTGGCCGCATCAAAACAAGAGAGTGGCCGCTACCATCCGCCTGTAATGGCCAGGGAGCATCATCATCATAGGTGAAATGCTGAATATCGATATCCAGCAACGCATCTCTCAACACGATCAAATCACCGGCATTATTTAAAGCCCCCCGGTATGCTCCCGCCACCACCACCCCCTGTCCATAACGATAGCGAAAGGCTGCCTCATTGCGAACCACAACCAGACGTTCCCCAGGTGCCAGAATAGTCACGGCAGATCCGGAGAACTCAAACCCAATCCCACCATCAAGAACCAAAGGCATAAGATCCGCAGATTGATCCCCTACATTAAGAATCTCCAAAAACTCAAAATCATCCGAGTCATCAAAGCCCGCCAGAATTTCAGCTTCGCTCGGATCTGCCGGATGGTAAGATATTTCACTCACCACCAGTCTGGGAAGATCGGAAAGCTGGTGATAGTTTCTCTCAATCAAACCACTCCACGCATCTCCATTCTTCACGCGAACCAACAAACGTGTCCTTTCCGTGAGTTCAAACACACCATCATAGAGGTGTGCAGCCCCAGACACAGCGCCATCGCGCAGACGAGGGTCCGAGCCGTCCACGGTATAATAAATGGACCCGGATGAGGCCCCACTCATGGTGACACTCACACTTCCAGCAAATTGTTCAGTTAGAGGCAATACCTCCGGCAGAGGTTCATACTGACGGTCGAGGTAACGGGCACGATCCACCACCCAGGTCCGCATACTCGCCACCTGGCTTTGCCACGCGGAATAGCTCAGGCCGCTGGCCACGATTTGATCTTCTCTCAAGCCCGCTGCTGCGGTATCAATCAGAGCCTCGAGCGCCGTATCGGTCGCCGATTCCTGACGTGTTTTCTGCCAAAGATCCTGATGGGTTTGCACAAAATATGAATCCTTGAACAGCCCCTTATACCAATCGCGGTCGGCCACGTGCAAGGGGCTGCTTGTCGCCGAGCCATTCTGAGTATACGCCCGGTCAAAATCCCAGACGGGCCCCATCTTGATTTTTTCCGAAGCCGATGCCTGATAAACGTATGTCGACAACACAATGGCATCCGTGTTTTTAGAAAAATTGTGGACCGCATACGTGCGGGCCCAACTCTCAAGATCCAGGTGCACGGCGTAGCCTGATAGCGGGTCGTCAAAATCAGGGGCCCAAACCGCAGCATCCATGGCTCGCACGCTGGACTGCACCGCTTGCCGCTGGGCCGGCAGAATGCCGTATCCGTTGGGGCTGGCAAAATTCAGATACGAGTGATAGTAGGTCGAAATATCGTCAACCGACTGACTCCCCCCGGAGTTCTGTTGGTCGTCCGGAATGCTCAGTATACCATCGGGACCGGCCGCATGGAAATTGGGTTGAATCGTATCCGCCGGCATGTCCTCTGGGATGGCAGCCATCCGATCGACGTTGATCATCCATCCTCCCTGGGTCCCGGTATCGTCCATCTTTTTAAAGTCGAGCCCCATACGTCCACGCTCCACCTTTTCCATCCAAACATATACCCCTGCGAGATCCTCCCGCTTCACCTTACCGCCATCGGTATTTTGAAACACGACAACCACCCGCCATTCGGGAGCCAGGGCCCCGATCATCTTGGCAAACTCGAATGACACCGGGTTGTGCAGCAAGGATTTATCATAGGTCGGGTTAGGCGCGTACAGCACCCAATCGGCCTCTTCCTTCATTCCGAATGGAGACAAGGCCTCATCCTCGTCACGTTCTCCCCAGAACTCCACCGACAACGGTTTTCTTGTGAAATTTGCCGAGCTGGATCCCCGGACCCTGCACCCGCTTCTGGATTCCAAGGTCGGAACCTGCGCAAACGGCTGGCTGTCACCCGCCGGTTCAAAGATACTCATCACATTCGCCTGACGTGGCACCTGCTGGACATCACGGCCATCATTGGTGCGACCCTTGTTCGGATAAGCCCCGGCATTAAAATTATCCATCACCACCACCGGAACATCAGACAAGTAATTCAACATCTCACTTTCAAGAAATGAGTAGTCGGCCACAGCCACCACACCCCCTACTTTCCCAGCCTGAAATGCCCGGGCACGCAAGCGGGAGGGGTCATCCAATATCATGGGGCCGCTGTAGAGGGCACTTGCTTCAGTGGGCTCGGAGCCATCCAGCGTATAACGGATGTCAGCATTTACATCCTCAGCAGTCACCGTAACACGAAGCGCCGAGGTTTTCACCCCGCTGGGTTCGGAAATGACCACGGCACATGAGGGCTCTCCCCTACCGGTGTTATTCACCCAGCCGGGAGTGGCTTCAGTAAAGTAATCATACTCGCCGGGGGCCGCCGTATCCAGCCGCCCCACATCCAGTCGGGGAATCATCAAAAAATCCGAACTGGTTTTCGTTCGGTTGAGCCAATGAATTGCCAAGATGTTTTCGCCCTCCACCAGATGCGGGATCAAGGCATCGGCATTCCATGTTTCATCATTGAGGAGGTCCGCCTCCTGTGAAGCCGTGGCGGCACTACTCCAAAGCGCCGGAGTCGGGGTATTCACCTTGGTGATGAGCTCTCCATTCAAGTAGGCCAAAAAGCCGTCATCATATTTTGCAGCAAAACTCAGAGAAGTCAGCTGCGAAAGATCACTCACCTGAAACGGGATACGTAGATACACACTCGAGTTCACCCCAAATACAAAATCTTCCACATCGGTGGAAATCCAAGGATCGTAACTGCCGCTGGCATCACGTTCGTAACCAAGCCCCGAGCGTCCGCTGATCCAGCCTGAATCATCAAAGCCCGAAAGCTCCCAACCTTCGACCGGAGCGGATGGAACGTGAAAAACAAGTTCAGTCCCAGGAGCAATCACGCCCTCGATGATCTCCCCTCCTTGAGGTAGCCCATATGAAACATCACTTTGCTGTGGTGGGTAGGGATGGAATGCACTTGCCGACGTCACCCCGTCAGGCTGAACCAAAGCAAGGAACTCCCCTGCAGCTGATAGTTTGAAATTCGTATGCAGTTCCTCACCCGCAACGCTCCGGTTTTTATCCGAAGCAAAAACCAGAATATAACCACCCGGAGGGAGGGTCACCGAAGGAAAAGTCCATTTGTTGAGTTCGGTCTCATCATCAGTCAAATGCCAACCGGCAAGATCAACGGCGCTCTCACCCGGGTTATGGATTTCAATCCAATCCGGATAATTGCCATCCTCATCCTCAAGGGTGGTATGATTGGATGCCATGAACTCGGAAATCACCGGCCCCGCTGACAATGAGCCAACACACAGACAGCACAAGCCCCAGACAACCACACAGGTCATCAGGATCATGTAACGCCTGTTGCTCCAATCTCTGTTCATCCCCCTGTCCCTGTATTTGCCCCGCAACTCTTGCACGCTTTCAGCGTAGGTCAAGGGCGAGCGGGTGGTATCATTTACATACCTTTCAGCGCCATCCGATCGATTTCAGGTAAAAATAAAAGTCCTGCAGCGAGCAAGAATCAAAACCAAGCCTACACTTCTGACTTGGTTTTTCACGATTCACCTCGTAAAGCAGGCGCGTGCTCTTCAACAGCTATGCATTCTGGCTCTTTCTCGCCCTGATCTGGGCGATCTACCGCCTGCTGCCCCATCGCGGGCAGAATCTGCTCTTGCTGGGGGCGAGTTATTTTTTCTACGGATGCTGGGACTGGCGCTTCCTCCCCCTGATCCTCACCACCACGCTGGTCAATTATTTCACAGCACTCGGAATCGAATCCAGTGACGACCCCAAACGCCACCGCATTCTCATGGCGGCATCAGCCACCGTTTCGCTCGGCCTGCTTGCCTATTTCAAGTACATGGGATTTTTTGCCGACAGTGCCGAAGAGCTCCTGACCTGGCTTGGCTTCAATGTCCACTGGAGCACACTGAACATCATCCTGCCGGTCGGGATCTCGTTCTACACCTTCCAGACGATGTCCTACACCATCGATGTCTTCCGAGGGCAAGTGAAAGCCACCCGATCATTGAGCGATTTCGCCCTCTACGTTGCCTATTTCCCACAGTTGGTCGCCGGACCCATCGAACGATCCTCGTCGCTGATGCCCCAGATCACCCACCCGAGGAGAAAACGAACCGGCGACTTCTCCGAAGGCCTGTACCTGGTGCTGATTGGCTTGTTCCTCAAGGTGGTGGTCGGAGATAACCTCGGATTCATCACCGACGGGATTTTTTCGGTCGAAGCAAGCAGCCTGAGTGGAACCGAAGCGCTCGTCGGCATCTATTGCTTTGCCTTCCAGATCTACGGTGACTTCGCTGGCTATTCGTCAATTGCCCGTGGGGTCTCGAAATGGTTCGGCATCGACCTGATGACCAACTTCCGCATGCCCTATCTCGCGCGTAATCCGTCCGATTTCTGGCAACGCTGGCATATCTCTCTCTCATCCTGGCTACGCGATTACCTCTACATCCCGCTGGGAGGTAACCGGGGAAGCTCCTTCAAGATATACCGCAACCTGATGCTGACCATGCTGCTCGGAGGGCTCTGGCACGGCGCCGGTTGGACCTTTATCGCCTGGGGGGCCATACACGGCAGCATCCTCTGCATTTACCGCGCCTGTGGCGACCGCTTTACCCTCCCCGGTCTTTGGGGACGCGTCCTGGCAACCGTCGGCTTTTTCCATCTCGTTTGCCTCGGCTGGTTGTTTTTCCGGGCCGATAGCTTTCCCCAAGCATGGGAGATGCTGATCCAGATCTTCAGTCACCAGGAAATGACCTCCCTTGCCCGCTACGGGTTCGGCATGCTCACCTTCTTCTGTCTACCGCTGATGGCCTATGAAATCTGGCTCGACCGGTCCGGTTCACTGCGCCGACTCGAGACCGTGGCCTGGGGTTGGCGTGCCGCCACCTACTGCTACATCATGTTCATGATTATTGTTTTCCCTCCGCCGGTCTTTGGTCAGTTCATCTATTTCCAATTCTAAGCCATGGCAAAATCACACCACGACTACGACGCACTGCCAACGGACGCCCACGCGCCACCGTTTCGCAAGGAAATGCGTGTCGTGGCCACGGTCATCATCTTCATTCTGCTGCTTGAAGTCATTGCCCGGATCATTGCTCCCCACCTGGATTACGACCGGGAACACATCCACCGTTTTCCCGAGATCATTGAAAACCTCGAACAGCATGCCAAGGAATCAGCAAAACCTAGAGTCGTTTTTTTCGGCAACTCTCTGATGATGCACGGACTGAAGGAAGAGATCTTCCACGATGAGTTAAAAAAGCTGAACGGATCCTCCGGAACGACTTCATTCGAAACCTGCAAAATCACCCCAGTGGGAACCGCCATGCTCGACTGGGTTTACCTCTACCGCCGCTACTTCGAGAGCGAAGGCAGCCACCCGGATATCCTGGTGGTCGGATTTGTCCGCCACCACATTCACGATCAGGAAGCCATCAAGCTACGCCGTTTGTCCCGTCACTTTGTGGCAGGCCACGACCTGCCCGATCTCTGGGACAAGGAACAGCTGGATTTCCACAACATCACCCAGTCAAGCCTCTGCAATATCAGTGCGTTGGAAGGAGACCAACCCGAACACCAACTGGGGATCCTCTACTCCATGGTTCCCGAATACCAAGAGGGCGTCAAAGCCAACAACCGCATGGTTGCAGAAGGTAAAAAACAAAAAGCCAAAGCCATGGGCATAGCGCCTGCAGCAGAGCCCGAGGAAAGTTTTCACCGGATGACCCGCTTCATTGAAACCTGTAAGCATCACGGGGTGAAGATCATCTTCGTCCCCATGCCCCAACCCGAAGTCTGGGATTTCAACCCGGATGCCGCAGAGCTGGCCAAAAACAACGGCATGGACGTTTACGATGCGCGCCAAATCGACGGCATGCAAGAATCCGATTTCTCAGACGGCTACCACCTCGGAGAATCCGGCGCAGACAAGTTCTCCCGCTGGTTGGCGAGAAAAATGCAACAAATTCCCGGACCGTCCGGAGTAGCGCGGTAGGGTTGATGGGCCTCAACCAGCCAGCGATGCCCCCTTCAACGCCCCCCTTCAGTTAGACCGCGAGTTGCCCGGCCCACTCTTTGGCCTTTTCAGCGAAGCTCTTGTCCATGTCCTTGTAGGTGATGCCGCGTGAAACGTTGACCACATCCGGTGCGGTGCGATTGCGTCCCTGCAAACTCGCCAAATCCCCACCCTGGGCACCCAGGCCCGGAATCAACAAAGGACTGTCAATGATCCGATCGAGCACTTCCTCACTGGCGTTTGTCAGTCCGACAACATAGCCAACATCGGTTGCCCGACCTTCCTGGCAGGCCCGCTTACCCAACTCCTGCACCAGTTCAAAAACAAAGCGACCATCGGCCAGTTTCTGGCGTTGAAAATCCTGGCTCCCGGGGTTGGAAGTCACCGCCAGCAGATAAATCCCCTTGCCCTCCCAATCGAGAAACGGCTCGATCGAATCATAGCCAAGAAATGGATTCAGCGTAACAGCATCCACATTCCAATTTTCAAAATACGACTTGGCGTAGTATTTCTGGGTCTCCCCGATATCCGAGCGCTTGGCATCCAGGATCACCGGCACCTCGTCCGGCATACCAGCCAACATTTCCTGTAAAATTTCTATGCCTCTCAGCCCCATTGCCTCGAAGTAGGCCATATTCGGTTTGAATGCCGCAGCATACTCCCAGGTCTCCCCCACCACACGCTTGAGGAATTCCGGCACCGCGTCAACACCCCCTGACAATTCAGGGCGTGGGTCAATTCCGACACACAGTCGCGAACCGACCGCTGCTATTCTCTGCGCTAGTTTCTCTCGATAATGGGTGGCTGACATGCCGGCATGTAAAACCGAATCCCCCGCCTTGACCAGCCCAAGATGAGACTTAATCACTCCTTCTCCTTAAGAGCAATCAGCAAGATCAACGGCTGGGGCCAGGGTGAATGCACTCGGGACGAACAATCTGAGGCGCCCCCCCCCCATGTCACGCCTCTTCTTTTTCGGCAACGCGCTTTTCAAGTTCGGGCCACTGCTCCTGAGTGACGATGTAGCCGACACAATTTTCACTACCGCAGCGACACGGGTGATCTTCATAACACTCGACATCAAACCCGTAATCAAACGTCAATTCCTCACCGTTCTTGATATCCCGAAGTGAATAAATACAGATCCGGCGACCGATGATCCACGCTTCACAGTTCGGATCACAGGAATGGTTGATCAAGCGTGCCGTGTTCCATGGCACATTGCCATCGATATCCCACTTTTCGTCCAAAGTGAAGATATACACAGCGGCATCACCATGCTCTTCATGCCGTGCATACTGATCCCATGCCCGGTTCTCACTGATCTCCTTGTTGATCGGCTCACCTACATACTCGATCACTTCCGTTTCCTTCGGAATGTCCTGCGTAGCATACACCCCACGCCCATGGATCTCCGAGCCTTGAACTTCACACAGGTCACTCTGTGCCCGATCATACAATTTTTTAAATCGACGCACCCACTTGGCATCGCGTTCAAGTTTTTGGTTTCTGGTCATGGACGGCAGCTAGAAAAAACCATTCATCCTGCGATGAAAAGGAAATATTTCACCTGTCTTGACTACTTGATCTCCACCGCACTCGGCGCGGGCAAGCCCAAGTCCTCTTCTTTGGGTGGCAACGAAGGAAACAAACTGCGCAAGTCCTGGATCGTCGGCTTCATCCCGGTTAGAAAATGCCATTCCTGGCTTCCCTTTTCAGAAATAGCCAAGGTGTAGCTTTTCTCTTCCAACACATAGTTCTTTCCTGGCACCTGCTTGTCCGGAATACTGACCCGGGTCGTCGTCGGGACCACCACCAACCAATGGTCGACAATGGTTTCGCGCCCGGTCGCGTCCAAGACGATCTCTCCCGTTTTCGGGTCGCGCTTTTTCGCCCGCCAAACCGTAAACGCAGAAGTGGGCACTCCCGCCTGATAGCCAATCACCCGCATCCCCAACTGGACCTGCTTTTGGGCAGAGGCCTCCAGACCTTTTTCCAATCGTTCCATCCCCCCGTAGCGCTTCGCCAAACGGCGCTTCCATCTCGGGTACATATGCTCGTGGCCATACTTAAAATTCCCTTTCATCATCTCCACCCCCATTTTCTGAACCGCAGCCTGAGCCGACTGGCCCAACACCGGGTCGATGATCCCCATCGCTGGATTCTGAGCACGTGCTCCTGTAGTCAAGACCAAGCCAACGGCAACCACCAGCCACAAGGAATTCAAATAGATTATCGTTTTCATCATCATGCTCTGCAGCTATTCATTCCCCCGCGCTTATCAAAAGTCAAGCCCGCCGATCGATCCATGGAAAGACAATCCCTCCACCCACTGACCCGAGCCAGTATGATCCTCTGCGGAATTGTCATTCTCGCATGGGGGTTCAACGCATTGCTCGCCACCAATCGGATCGTGACAGGTGGCCTGCCAGGATTATCCCTGCTGCTCAACATGCTCTGGAACGTCGACCCCTCCATCAGCCAATGGCTGATTGGTATTCCCATTTTCGGCATCGGTTGGATCTGCCTTGGAAAACGACAAATCCTTAACTCTCTTGCAGGCGCTTGTCTTCTGCCAC
This genomic stretch from Oceaniferula marina harbors:
- a CDS encoding CotH kinase family protein; amino-acid sequence: MILMTCVVVWGLCCLCVGSLSAGPVISEFMASNHTTLEDEDGNYPDWIEIHNPGESAVDLAGWHLTDDETELNKWTFPSVTLPPGGYILVFASDKNRSVAGEELHTNFKLSAAGEFLALVQPDGVTSASAFHPYPPQQSDVSYGLPQGGEIIEGVIAPGTELVFHVPSAPVEGWELSGFDDSGWISGRSGLGYERDASGSYDPWISTDVEDFVFGVNSSVYLRIPFQVSDLSQLTSLSFAAKYDDGFLAYLNGELITKVNTPTPALWSSAATASQEADLLNDETWNADALIPHLVEGENILAIHWLNRTKTSSDFLMIPRLDVGRLDTAAPGEYDYFTEATPGWVNNTGRGEPSCAVVISEPSGVKTSALRVTVTAEDVNADIRYTLDGSEPTEASALYSGPMILDDPSRLRARAFQAGKVGGVVAVADYSFLESEMLNYLSDVPVVVMDNFNAGAYPNKGRTNDGRDVQQVPRQANVMSIFEPAGDSQPFAQVPTLESRSGCRVRGSSSANFTRKPLSVEFWGERDEDEALSPFGMKEEADWVLYAPNPTYDKSLLHNPVSFEFAKMIGALAPEWRVVVVFQNTDGGKVKREDLAGVYVWMEKVERGRMGLDFKKMDDTGTQGGWMINVDRMAAIPEDMPADTIQPNFHAAGPDGILSIPDDQQNSGGSQSVDDISTYYHSYLNFASPNGYGILPAQRQAVQSSVRAMDAAVWAPDFDDPLSGYAVHLDLESWARTYAVHNFSKNTDAIVLSTYVYQASASEKIKMGPVWDFDRAYTQNGSATSSPLHVADRDWYKGLFKDSYFVQTHQDLWQKTRQESATDTALEALIDTAAAGLREDQIVASGLSYSAWQSQVASMRTWVVDRARYLDRQYEPLPEVLPLTEQFAGSVSVTMSGASSGSIYYTVDGSDPRLRDGAVSGAAHLYDGVFELTERTRLLVRVKNGDAWSGLIERNYHQLSDLPRLVVSEISYHPADPSEAEILAGFDDSDDFEFLEILNVGDQSADLMPLVLDGGIGFEFSGSAVTILAPGERLVVVRNEAAFRYRYGQGVVVAGAYRGALNNAGDLIVLRDALLDIDIQHFTYDDDAPWPLQADGSGHSLVLMRPDREPDHSLAKNWRCSRVHDGEPGAEDARAAFVGDPHADHDGDGLSALVEHFLGSSDLDPGEGRGQYRVEFETSAADGLRYPEFHLTYQVGADDVQAGVFWSQDLKTWLGDEGAVALKSHVFHGDGSATLIWQSSHDDETSAQFFRWVVDQQ
- a CDS encoding MBOAT family O-acyltransferase, producing MLFNSYAFWLFLALIWAIYRLLPHRGQNLLLLGASYFFYGCWDWRFLPLILTTTLVNYFTALGIESSDDPKRHRILMAASATVSLGLLAYFKYMGFFADSAEELLTWLGFNVHWSTLNIILPVGISFYTFQTMSYTIDVFRGQVKATRSLSDFALYVAYFPQLVAGPIERSSSLMPQITHPRRKRTGDFSEGLYLVLIGLFLKVVVGDNLGFITDGIFSVEASSLSGTEALVGIYCFAFQIYGDFAGYSSIARGVSKWFGIDLMTNFRMPYLARNPSDFWQRWHISLSSWLRDYLYIPLGGNRGSSFKIYRNLMLTMLLGGLWHGAGWTFIAWGAIHGSILCIYRACGDRFTLPGLWGRVLATVGFFHLVCLGWLFFRADSFPQAWEMLIQIFSHQEMTSLARYGFGMLTFFCLPLMAYEIWLDRSGSLRRLETVAWGWRAATYCYIMFMIIVFPPPVFGQFIYFQF
- the pyrF gene encoding orotidine-5'-phosphate decarboxylase, coding for MSATHYREKLAQRIAAVGSRLCVGIDPRPELSGGVDAVPEFLKRVVGETWEYAAAFKPNMAYFEAMGLRGIEILQEMLAGMPDEVPVILDAKRSDIGETQKYYAKSYFENWNVDAVTLNPFLGYDSIEPFLDWEGKGIYLLAVTSNPGSQDFQRQKLADGRFVFELVQELGKRACQEGRATDVGYVVGLTNASEEVLDRIIDSPLLIPGLGAQGGDLASLQGRNRTAPDVVNVSRGITYKDMDKSFAEKAKEWAGQLAV
- a CDS encoding SET domain-containing protein; the encoded protein is MTRNQKLERDAKWVRRFKKLYDRAQSDLCEVQGSEIHGRGVYATQDIPKETEVIEYVGEPINKEISENRAWDQYARHEEHGDAAVYIFTLDEKWDIDGNVPWNTARLINHSCDPNCEAWIIGRRICIYSLRDIKNGEELTFDYGFDVECYEDHPCRCGSENCVGYIVTQEQWPELEKRVAEKEEA